The following proteins come from a genomic window of Labeo rohita strain BAU-BD-2019 chromosome 25, IGBB_LRoh.1.0, whole genome shotgun sequence:
- the ticrr gene encoding LOW QUALITY PROTEIN: treslin (The sequence of the model RefSeq protein was modified relative to this genomic sequence to represent the inferred CDS: deleted 1 base in 1 codon): MAAQNVVFAIDVDYRPEKTNSTTSGYQNHLKHWILRVLLSLGHKYGLEKVRWGYKFFHSRTVKSATLLTRGSDFKELQEKVFSDFEEELLVKFSVEGKSPKSQEKPNKLKPSPASCVQNALKEILLDFQWDRPDLTSPTKVTLRPRRSSRSSRNIPLQDYDMLSVDKNVLFVVSECPRSKAELEDYLSLRREDSRHQRDIHEQVLPKGLVDMLMQRKVVLHWADSGILKANHVVEDYTGMETLAELLGQVGGRVVPMLSACLPLMDQHSDISPSLDLGIDAFPVDSTNSYLQLSEKMHQQVFPSLGGSLSWISDGIKQSCSVTLEPVSCRQRFLQAPVDVVLRGVLQDLDIISLSCSASESWILQCTDVELGQEAFHHLKQLSTGGSVMLAEVSEGGVGFSAVLSVLSSCTAQLTVLQPLVTQEDPLLPSDLVSLDITDISSDLPDVVSSVLNVMYDIMEDEDCSDQVELPFVPDWANQELKQGSCSRRNELVEGWFPLSDQSGISCHLMESMRLLHAAPEEEEQGEEYSDTQQEITSSLSELYQSNTAGSSGNLRSKKRGTQCTPVRQKMKTMSRSLQMLNFARLNVKAQKTQGDSSSAGSAKGAEKGGKRCSGDRTKPGLMHFNSEEELLSHLGLTYQKALENRTVSVPSQAQDMLSVVKTFMKTNTDVEASFLGLVQEHLLKSCQSIRQLYGNSSDEESKIRECQLQAVLRLELCRQPEQQEDEEVVEERVEDVADMLRIISRSKDAVYLSKFMQDEVLPVFLNSIPKVLADVYHSLGTQLPEALVAVLPSDFFSDESMAKDSVSVSPSPFSATQSNVSSVGDHLEELRNRSAKKRRQNMLTRHKSMNEAPQALRQIEMPRKSTRLAKPKLCVPVEKPAVEEPPPPPPPKQAVQEVTKVRRNLFNQVAVSPSKKSKMPRSQSVSAVEGLKKRKRPHMEDDERHTLLTKKVSETPLHKQVSNRLLHRQRTGRRSGESDVCIIEESPIKPAADLRRSPRIKSLTRRHSSVFYSSSQPRSRNLDRAISSSQLCHSEGKGGFNLSSVRSPVRLLFGATQSPGRLRHTAASSSEDQGSKELSLRSAVIESQNKTPQKLRSDPAGSAVGCRTPRSPRTPSRPVGESGMTLRGSPFRSPAAKSLVVETPKKSPLKGILKTPMKNLLDCVSPNGAWLRSPSGKTPKKNVTWSPSPRKRLLENPINVPESPVFTKRISPRLITPGKNSSPEERNVFKTPDKVPQRKSKVSPGTMRRTLEMIGNVDPEASQSITRSGKMKRTLSLPCKVTEKFASIDSQQSDSRPSPLKPNIQTPIKSPSPRMCTRSGRTPVKESSSTPNKSRVIAGCSPSPCKGLSVVLEKLSVSPSSGSPRSGICRQSSSPTTNVGEFPLDNKVIGQRAEEVSSSDSQQFDCSEFSITTDEESIEISNASVVKTQLTGGIKMNIAFSRKPSRSSEVFEFKGKQATPAITPPSRSYGFRQTPDRRQREAEARLGYPSGTPKISTPRTRRAPACGKNSTPQPLTYEVEMEMQASGLPKLKLRRTDSFNAGDTPSSTTKGVASHLAHRNKSNVKAPQVDSPLAQCSRHPGCISPSLCSRGTPAKGTPGKGVQTYICQSITPTHYPASSQSPLASPLTPSPQSRGWSTPENLNSWPRKKRARIEACGNKEQVIKGVPLLEKNAVLDDPELEGVFRIQGVEELKDSLSTPVSQRKLGLRSSQVMDHQCSPEGMDWTESVVQECDTRDSMKSEQFAWTGRKVDTPKVKKPVSASGIFALTQSPLLYKKSTAISEAGSKSELDISPLCQSRRRRTPNKTYSRKKLIE, translated from the exons ATGGCCGCTCAGAATGTGGTTTTTGCCATCGATGTGGATTATCGACCGGAGAAGACCAACAGCACGACTAGTGGCTATCAAAACCACCTCAAACACTGGATACTAAGAGTCCTGCTCAGTTTGGGACACAAATATGGGCTGGAAAAAGTGCGATGGGGATATAAATTCTTCCATTCAAGGACTGTGAAAAGTGCAACACTTCTAACCAGAGGATCTGATTTCAAGGAGCTCCAGGAGAAGGTGTTCAGTGACTTCGAAGAGGAGCTGCTTGTCAAATTCAGTGTGGAAGGAAAGTCACCCAAAAGTCAGGAGAAGCCCAACAAACTGAAACCCAGCCCGGCTAGTTGTGTCCAGAATGCTTTGAAAGAAATCCTCCTAGACTTCCAATGGGACAGACCTGATCTAACATCTCCCACCAAGGTCACACTGAGACCGAGAAGGTCGAGTCGAAGCAGCAGGAATATCCCTCTGCAGGACTATGACATGTTAAGCGTTGACAAAAATGTCCTTTTTGTTGTGTCTGAATGTCCACGGTCCAAAGCGGAGTTGGAAGACTACTTGTCCCTTCGTAGAGAGGACAGTAGACATCAGAGAGACATACACGAGCAGGTGCTGCCCAAAGGTCTCGTAGATATGCTTATGCAACGCAAAGTTGTCCTTCACTGGGCTGATTCGGGTATTTTGAAG GCTAATCATGTGGTGGAGGACTACACTGGCATGGAGACATTGGCAGAGCTTCTTGGGCAGGTTGGTGGACGGGTGGTGCCCATGCTGTCCGCTTGTTTGCCATTGATGGACCAGCATTCTGACATAAGCCCTTCACTGGATTTGGGAATAGATGCCTTTCCTGTGGATTCAACTAATAGCTACCTTCAACTGTCGGAAAAAATGCACCAACAAGTCTTTCCTTCTTTGGGTGGATCTCTTTCTTGGATTTCAG ATGGGATCAAGCAGTCCTGCAGTGTGACTCTGGAGCCGGTATCCTGTAGGCAGAGGTTTCTGCAGGCTCCTGTGGATGTGGTTCTCAGAGGTGTCCTGCAGGACCTGGACATCATCTCCCTCTCATGTTCAGCCTCTGAGAGCTGGATACTGCAGTGTACAGATGTTGAACTGGGTCAGGAGGCTTTTCACCACTTAAAGCAGTTGTCCACTGGAGGATCTGTCATG CTAGCAGAAGTGAGTGAAGGAGGTGTGGGGTTTTCAGCGGTGCTGTCGGTGCTCTCCTCCTGTACGGCTCAACTCACTGTCCTTCAGCCTCTGGTTACTCAGGAAGACCCACTTCTGCCCTCAGACCTTGTTTCCTTGGACATCACCGACATCTCTAGTGATCTACCTGATGTTGTGAGCAGTGTTCTCAATGTCATGTATGACATCATGGAGGATGAAGATTGCTCAG ATCAAGTAGAGTTGCCGTTTGTTCCTGACTGGGCCAATCAAGAGCTCAAGCAGGGGTCTTGTTCAAGGAGAAATGAGCTGGTAGAAGGATGGTTTCCTTTGTCAGATCAATCAGGAATCAGCTGCCACTTAATGGAATCAATGAG GCTCCTGCATGCAGCTCCAGAGGAAGAGGAGCAAGGAGAGGAGTACTCAGATACTCAGCAGGAGATCACCAGCAGTCTCTCAGAGCTCTATCAAAGCAACACAGCTGGATCCAGTGGAAACCTGAGGTCCAAAAAAC GAGGTACACAATGCACACCAGTAAGGCAGAAGATGAAGACAATGAGTCGCTCTCTACAGATGTTGAATTTTGCTCGCTTGAATGTAAAAGCTCAGAAGACTCAGGGTGATAGCAGCTCTGCTGGATCTGCCAAAGGAGCTGAAAAG GGGGGCAAGAGATGCTCTGGGGATCGGACCAAGCCTGGCCTCATGC ATTTCAACAGTGAGGAAGAGCTGCTCTCCCATCTGGGACTCACTTATCAGAAAGCTTTGGAGAACAGAACCGTGTCTGTTCCCTCTCAAGCCCAGGATATGCTTTCAGTTGTTAAGACATTCATGAAAACCAACACTGATGTGGAG GCTTCATTCCTGGGTTTGGTGCAGGAGCATCTATTGAAATCCTGTCAGTCTATTCGTCAGCTTTATGGAAATTCTTCAGATGAAGAAAGTAAAATCAGGGA ATGCCAGCTGCAAGCAGTTCTCAGACTTGAATTGTGCAGACAACCAGAACAACAAGAAGACGAGGAGGTTGTGGAAGAAAGAGTTGAGGAT GTGGCTGATATGCTCCGGATTATCTCCCGGAGTAAAGATGCTGTTTACTTATCCAAATTCATGCAGGATGAGGTTCTGCCAGT GTTCCTGAACAGCATCCCTAAAGTCCTGGCAGACGTCTACCACAGTTTAGGAACTCAGTTGCCCGAGGCACTTGTTGCCGTCCTGCCTTCTGACTTCTTCAGTGATGAGTCTATGGCTAAGGACAGTGTGTCCGTGAGTCCTTCACCTTTCTCTGCCACACAGAGCAATGTATCTAGTGTCGGAGATCATCTGGAGGAACTCCGCAATCGCTCTGCTAAAAAGAGGAG ACAGAACATGCTCACACGCCACAAAAGCATGAACGAGGCTCCTCAGGCACTTCGACAGATAGAAATGCCAAGAAAGTCCACACGCCTG GCAAAGCCAAAACTCTGTGTCCCAGTAGAAAAACCTGCTGTGGAAgaaccaccaccaccacctccCCCAAAGCAAGCAGTTCAAG AGGTAACAAAGGTAAGGAGAAATCTTTTCAACCAAGTGGCCGTATCGCCCTCAAAGAAGTCCAAAATGCCACGAAGCCAGTCTGTGTCGGCAGTAGAGGGACTCAAAAAACGCAAACGTCCACATATGGAGGAtgatg AACGACACACTCTTCTGACAAAGAAAGTGTCTGAGACACCACTGCATAAACAGGTTTCCAATCGTTTACTTCACCGGCAACGGACTGGCAG AAGATCTGGAGAATCTGATGTGTGCATTATTGAAGAGTCTCCTATCAAACCAGCTGCTG ACTTGAGGAGGAGCCCAAGAATTAAAAGCCTTACAAGGAGACATTCCAGCGTGTTCTATTCGAGCTCACAGCCACGTTCACGAAACCTGGACCGTGCCATCTCCTCCTCTCAACTCTGTCACTCTGAGGGTAAAG GAGGATTCAATCTCAGTTCTGTTAGGTCGCCAGTTCGGCTTCTTTTTGGTGCTACCCAGTCCCCTGGTCGCCTACGGCACACTGCAGCATCCTCTTCAGAAGATCAAGGCAGCAAAGAGTTGTCGCTTAGGTCTGCAGTTATTGAG agTCAAAATAAAACTCCACAGAAATTAAGATCTGATCCAGCAGGCTCTGCAGTTGGGTGCAGAACCCCTCGGTCCCCAAGAACTCCAAGCCGGCCAGTTGGAGAGAGTGGGATGACCCTGCGAGGGAGCCCTTTTCGGTCTCCTGCCGCAAAGAGTCTAGTGGTAGAGACACCCAAGAAGAGCCCACTGAAGGGGATACTCAAGACCCCAATGAAAAACCTCTTAGATTGTGTTTCTCCAAATGGCGCTTGGCTGAGAAGCCCAAGCGGTAAAACACCAAAGAAGAACGTGACGTGGTCTCCATCTCCACGCAAACGCCTGCTAGAAAACCCAATCAATGTGCCGGAGtctccagtgtttacaaaaagaATCTCGCCAAGGCTGATTACACCTGGTAAGAATAGCAGCCCAGAGGaaagaaatgttttcaaaacacCCGACAAGGTGCCCCAAAGAAAATCCAAGGTATCTCCTGGAACAATGCGTAGGACACTTGAAATGATTGGAAATGTTGATCCAGAAGCATCTCAGTCCATTACGAGATCAGGAAAGATGAAGAGAACTCTGAGCTTGCCTTGCAAGGTTACTGAAAAGTTTGCTTCCATTGACTCACAACAATCTGATTCCAGGCCTTCACCATTAAAACCAAATATACAAACGCCCATAAAAAGCCCCAGCCCAAGGATGTGCACTCGCTCTGGTAGAACACCTGTTAAAGAGTCTTCATCGACTCCTAACAAGTCTCGAGTCATTGCGGGTTGTAGCCCTTCACCTTGTAAAGGTTTGTCTGTGGTTCTAGAAAAACTGAGTGTATCACCATCCTCTGGTTCTCCTAGATCAGGAATCTGCCGTCAAAGCAGTTCACCTACTACTAATGTAGGAGAATTTCCACTGGATAACAAAGTGATTGGGCAAAGAGCAGAAGAGGTGTCATCTTCAGACTCCCAGCAGTTTGATTGCTCTGAATTCAGCATTACCACGGATGaagaaagcattgaaatatcGAACGCCTCAGTGGTGAAGACCCAACTCACAGGGggcattaaaatgaacattgcTTTCTCAAGGAAACCCTCTAGATCTTCAGAGGTTTTTGAATTTAAGGGAAAACAAGCCACCCCTGCCATTACCCCACCAAGTCGAAGCTATGGCTTCCGTCAAACTCCAGACCGGCGTCAACGAGAAGCAGAAGCACGTCTTGGATATCCCTCGGGAACTCCAAAGATTTCCACCCCAAGGACAAGGCGGGCTCCTGCATGTGGAAAGAACTCCACCCCTCAACCACTTACTTATGAAGTGGAGATGGAAATGCAGGCGTCAGGCTTGCCTAAGCTTAAGTTAAGACGGACTGATTCTTTCAATGCTGGAGACACACCTAGTAGTACAACCAAGGGTGTGGCCTCACATCTTGCGCACCGTAACAAGTCAAATGTGAAGGCACCACAAGTCGACAGCCCTCTTGCACAGTGTTCTAGACATCCTGGCTGCATATCTCCATCGCTTTGCAGTCGAGGAACCCCTGCCAAAGGTACACCTGGGAAGGGCGTACAGACGTACATATGTCAGTCGATCACTCCTACACATTATCCGGCAAGTAGCCAATCCCCATTGGCGTCCCCACTGACTCCGTCTCCTCAAAGCAGGGGGTGGTCAACCCCGGAGAACCTCAATAGTTGGCCTCGTAAGAAAAGGGCTCGGATCGAGGCTTGCGGGAACAAAGAGCAAGTCATCAAAGGGGTCCCACTACTGGAAAAGAATGCGGTTTTGGATGATCCAGAACTTGAAGGTGTTTTCCGTATTCAAGGGGTGGAAGAACTCAAAGATTCGTTAAGTACCCCAGTCAGTCAAAGAAAACTGGGTTTGAGATCCAGCCAGGTGATGGACCATCAGTGCTCACCGGAGGGCATGGATTGGACCGAGTCTGTGGTTCAAGAGTGTGACACTAGAGATTCAATGAAGTCTGAACAGTTTGCGTGGACGGGCAGAAAAG TGGACACCCCTAAAGTAAAGAAACCAGTGTCTGCCAGTGGAATCTTCGCTCTTACTCAATCACCTCTATTATACAAGAAATCAACTGCAATCAGTGAAGCAG GTTCAAAGTCTGAGCTGGATATCTCTCCTCTTTGCCAATCGAGAAGGCGAAGGACACCCAATAAGACGTACAGCCGAAAGAAACTTATAGAATAA